A genome region from Brassica napus cultivar Da-Ae chromosome C3 unlocalized genomic scaffold, Da-Ae chrC03_Random_43, whole genome shotgun sequence includes the following:
- the LOC125594709 gene encoding uncharacterized protein LOC125594709 — protein MNDSVPQSETEAYGLLRTAYFDSGEPDEPPSDDTGGEPVHGEPDEDSEFRKKLRDAETPLYLTCSKHTKVSAIMALYRIKVKSGMSEAYFDQLLSALHDMLPEGSNMRSWKPAQDVVLLDGKLISTVMKKRKEFLQRSYGIFRSKTDSRGCLDQQGWLRICDGMPTMPLKMV, from the exons ATGAATGATAGTGTCCCTCAATCAGAAACAGAGGCTTATGGTTTGCTAAGGACGGCTTATTTTGATAGTGGTGAACCTGATGAACCGCCTTCTGATGACACTGGAGGAGAGCCTGTACATGGTGAACCTGATGAAGACTCGGAGTTTAGGAAGAAGTTGAGAGATGCTGAAACTCCATTGTACTTGACATGTAGCAAGCACACCAAAGTTTCTGCGATCATGGCCCTTTACCGCATCAAAGTAAAGAGTGGAATGTCAGAGGCTTACTTTGATCAGCTACTGTCGGCATTACATGACATGCTACCAGAAG GAAGCAATATGAGGAGTTGGAAACCTGCCCAAGATGTAGTGCTTCTAGATGGGAAATTGATAAGCACAGtaatgaagaaaagaaaggaattCCTGCAAAGGTCCTACGGTATTTTCCGATCAAAGACAGATTCAAGAGGATGTTTAGATCAGCAAGGATGGCTGAGGATTTGCGATGGCATGCCAACAATGCCACTGAAGATGGTATAA
- the LOC125594708 gene encoding uncharacterized protein LOC125594708, with protein MGSTDPYEMVNNVPLGPNAVVMRVAKVINGKAFLWRPTSDMTTMSDAVNEKIAWPLHNVSVIKVPEDEGEASVRRPSLSPSGSTSSTVQVVKRSASVGPQQLRTESRRRQSK; from the exons ATGGGTTCGACTGACCCATATGAGATGGTGAACAATGTTCCTTTGGGTCCGAATGCTGTAGTTATGAGAGTTGCTAAGGTGATTAATGGGAAAGCTTTTCTATGGAGGCCAACAAGTGACATGACAACAATGAGTGATGCTGTTAATGAAAAGATCGCATGGCCGCTCCATAATGTATCAGTAATTAAAGTTCCTGAAGATGAAGGGGAAGCTAGTGTCAGAAGGCCTTCATTG AGTCCAAGTGGCAGCACTAGTTCCACCGTTCAGGTGGTAAAAAGAAGTGCATCTGTTGGACCACAACAACTCAGGACGGAAAGTCGCAGAAGGCAGAGTAAGTAG